In Luteibacter mycovicinus, a genomic segment contains:
- a CDS encoding PepSY-associated TM helix domain-containing protein: protein MNGVNGGLRQSMAWLHTWAGLLVGWLLLAIFATGTSAYFQDEITRWMQPEITGQRQITLASERALDWLQKNQPGADSWSITLPGRRAIASTLYWKPAGETRRSLRDHTITLDGNGQPVVSRATIGGFFLYRMHFDLHYMPVLWARWIVGFCAMFMLVAIISGVITHKKIFADFFTLRFGKGQRSWLDAHNLSAVLALPFHAMITFTGLVTLQSLYMPWGMTVAYPTVAAYSADAYGSEAPPVRSGNAAPVAPIAEMIRQARAAWGGAEPGYIDIAFPGDANGIVRMFRGGGDGMAARAKTLQFDAATGHMHPVPAAKGAASETESVMVGLHAGRYAPYLLRWLYFLCSLAGTVMVATGLILWTAKRRVQLPDPERPHIGFRLVERLNIASVAGLPLAFACHFLANRLLPLRMDGRPDWEVHAFFIAWGGSLVLACLLSPRRGWLALLAASTAAFAAIPVVDALTTDRWLVPSLLHGDWVFAGFDLTMIALAGALGFATWKVYKRPTVVVRRKRAATREVSA from the coding sequence ATGAACGGTGTCAACGGCGGCCTGCGCCAGTCGATGGCCTGGCTGCATACCTGGGCCGGCCTGCTGGTCGGCTGGCTGCTGCTGGCGATCTTCGCCACGGGCACCAGTGCGTATTTCCAGGACGAGATCACCCGATGGATGCAGCCGGAGATCACCGGCCAGCGCCAGATCACCCTGGCCTCCGAGCGCGCCCTCGACTGGTTACAGAAGAACCAGCCCGGCGCGGACAGCTGGTCGATCACCCTGCCCGGTCGGCGCGCCATCGCCTCCACCCTTTACTGGAAACCGGCCGGCGAGACGCGCCGGTCGCTGCGCGACCACACCATCACGCTCGATGGCAACGGGCAGCCCGTCGTGTCGCGCGCGACCATCGGCGGTTTCTTCCTCTACCGTATGCATTTCGACCTGCACTACATGCCCGTCCTCTGGGCGCGCTGGATCGTCGGCTTCTGTGCCATGTTCATGCTGGTGGCGATCATCAGTGGCGTCATCACGCACAAGAAGATCTTTGCGGATTTCTTCACGCTGCGCTTCGGCAAGGGGCAGCGCTCGTGGCTGGATGCGCACAATCTGAGCGCCGTGCTCGCGTTGCCGTTCCACGCCATGATCACCTTTACCGGGCTGGTCACATTGCAGTCGCTGTACATGCCCTGGGGCATGACGGTGGCCTATCCCACGGTGGCGGCGTACTCCGCCGATGCCTATGGCAGCGAGGCGCCACCGGTGCGTTCCGGCAACGCCGCGCCTGTGGCACCGATCGCGGAAATGATTCGCCAGGCGCGCGCGGCCTGGGGTGGCGCGGAGCCGGGCTATATCGACATCGCGTTCCCCGGCGACGCCAACGGCATCGTACGCATGTTCCGCGGCGGCGGCGACGGTATGGCGGCGCGTGCGAAGACCTTGCAGTTCGATGCGGCCACCGGCCACATGCATCCGGTACCGGCCGCGAAGGGTGCTGCGAGCGAGACCGAGAGCGTGATGGTGGGCCTGCATGCGGGACGCTACGCACCCTATCTGCTGCGCTGGCTGTATTTCCTGTGCAGCCTTGCCGGTACGGTGATGGTCGCGACGGGGCTCATCCTGTGGACGGCCAAACGGCGCGTGCAGCTGCCCGATCCCGAGCGCCCGCACATCGGCTTCCGGCTGGTCGAGCGGCTGAACATCGCCAGCGTGGCCGGTCTGCCGCTGGCATTCGCCTGCCATTTCCTCGCCAACCGCTTGCTGCCTTTGCGCATGGACGGCCGTCCGGACTGGGAAGTGCATGCGTTCTTCATCGCCTGGGGCGGATCGCTGGTGCTCGCCTGCCTTCTGTCGCCACGGCGCGGATGGCTCGCGCTGCTGGCGGCGTCGACCGCCGCCTTTGCCGCCATCCCCGTCGTGGACGCGCTGACCACGGATCGCTGGCTGGTGCCGAGCCTGTTGCACGGCGACTGGGTTTTCGCAGGTTTCGACCTGACCATGATCGCCCTTGCCGGCGCACTCGGGTTCGCCACGTGGAAGGTGTACAAGCGGCCGACCGTCGTCGTGAGACGCAAACGGGCGGCGACGCGGGAGGTATCGGCATGA
- a CDS encoding DUF3325 domain-containing protein: MILLPMLASLLGFTLLCLGMSRHQRDLFGRAMSPGRTVAARWIGWTLVVLAYGGSMLIEGAALGAVYGVGVLTFGALVVAFTVTGMSR, translated from the coding sequence ATGATCCTCTTACCGATGCTTGCCTCCCTGCTCGGATTTACATTGTTGTGCCTCGGCATGTCGCGACATCAGCGCGATCTGTTCGGCCGCGCGATGTCGCCTGGGCGTACCGTGGCGGCGAGATGGATCGGCTGGACCCTCGTCGTGCTTGCCTACGGCGGCAGCATGCTGATCGAAGGTGCCGCCCTCGGCGCCGTTTATGGCGTCGGCGTGCTCACCTTTGGCGCGCTGGTCGTGGCGTTCACGGTTACCGGAATGTCCAGGTAG
- a CDS encoding M24 family metallopeptidase, whose protein sequence is MPAATAENVGRKFDLARMLGARERAWTALRDIASRIRPGMTEPEAVQLAKERLEAAGMDRIWHPSILRFGANTLKTFRQRSAPDTVLGENDIYFVDLGPVFDGHEGDVGDTFVVGDDPVMHACAAASRELFARGEARWRDGVTGVALYDYVSAQADAMGWRLNHATKGHRVGDYPHAVHKAGNLGDFAGAPVPGLWILEIQIAHPTLSIGAFYEDLLMA, encoded by the coding sequence ATGCCCGCAGCGACCGCCGAGAACGTCGGCAGGAAATTCGATCTCGCCCGGATGCTGGGTGCCCGCGAGCGCGCCTGGACCGCCTTGCGCGACATCGCCTCGCGCATCCGTCCGGGCATGACGGAGCCCGAGGCCGTTCAACTGGCGAAGGAACGGCTGGAGGCTGCCGGTATGGATCGCATCTGGCATCCGAGCATTCTGCGTTTCGGCGCCAACACGCTGAAGACGTTCCGCCAGCGCTCGGCACCCGACACGGTGCTCGGTGAGAACGACATCTACTTCGTCGACCTGGGGCCCGTCTTCGATGGCCACGAGGGCGATGTGGGCGACACCTTCGTGGTCGGCGACGATCCGGTCATGCATGCCTGCGCAGCCGCGTCGCGCGAGCTGTTCGCCAGGGGTGAGGCACGCTGGCGCGACGGTGTCACGGGCGTCGCGCTTTATGACTATGTCAGCGCCCAGGCTGACGCCATGGGCTGGCGCCTCAACCACGCGACCAAGGGCCACCGGGTCGGCGACTACCCCCATGCGGTGCACAAGGCCGGCAACCTCGGCGACTTCGCCGGCGCGCCGGTACCGGGTCTGTGGATCCTCGAGATCCAGATCGCCCACCCGACCCTGTCGATCGGAGCGTTCTACGAAGATCTGTTGATGGCGTGA
- a CDS encoding alpha/beta hydrolase produces the protein MYPILRLIAWLIAFIVLPAAAADVSYGPSREQTLEVHVPAGAHDAPILVMVHGGAWIVGDKDNPGVIDGKLAHWGSQGAIVVSVNYRLWPAASPLEQAADVASALAWVQRHAHEWHGDPSRIVLMGHSAGAHLVSLLAVSPDIGRQAGVAPWLATVSLDSGAVDLPQIMNAPHARFYDRVFGRDPAGWPAASPLDRLVRAPATPMLMVCSSARAQSCGANERFAAKVNALGGRAATLPMALDHMEINRKLGVDPGYTRQVDAWLRAVGWP, from the coding sequence GTGTACCCCATCCTCCGGCTTATCGCCTGGCTGATCGCCTTCATCGTCTTGCCGGCGGCGGCCGCCGATGTGTCCTATGGGCCGTCGCGCGAACAGACCCTCGAGGTTCACGTGCCGGCAGGCGCGCATGACGCACCGATTCTCGTCATGGTCCATGGTGGCGCATGGATCGTCGGCGACAAGGACAACCCCGGCGTCATCGACGGCAAGCTGGCGCACTGGGGCTCGCAGGGTGCGATCGTCGTGTCGGTGAACTACCGACTCTGGCCTGCCGCCTCGCCGCTGGAGCAGGCGGCCGATGTCGCCAGCGCACTGGCCTGGGTGCAGCGTCACGCGCATGAGTGGCACGGCGATCCGTCACGCATCGTGCTGATGGGGCATTCGGCCGGCGCGCACCTCGTCAGCCTGCTTGCCGTGTCGCCGGACATCGGCCGTCAGGCGGGCGTGGCACCGTGGCTGGCCACGGTATCCCTCGACAGCGGTGCCGTGGATCTTCCCCAGATCATGAACGCGCCACATGCGCGTTTCTATGACCGCGTGTTCGGCCGCGACCCGGCGGGCTGGCCGGCGGCCTCGCCGCTGGACCGGCTGGTCCGCGCGCCCGCCACTCCGATGCTGATGGTGTGTTCGTCGGCGCGGGCGCAGTCGTGCGGGGCGAACGAGCGGTTTGCCGCGAAGGTGAACGCCCTTGGTGGACGAGCCGCGACGTTGCCGATGGCGCTGGATCACATGGAAATCAACCGTAAACTCGGGGTCGACCCGGGATATACGCGGCAGGTGGACGCGTGGCTGCGTGCGGTGGGCTGGCCTTGA